The genome window GAGGCTTTGGAGCCGATGGATGCCGCTGCGCGTGAGATGCTCCGTGAACAGGTGCAGAATGCCCTGAGCATCCTTTCCGAGCGCGAACGGCAGGTGCTCGAATTGCGCTTTGGTTTGATTGATGGCAAAGACCATACGCTGGAAGAGGTTAGCCGTTATTTCAATGTAACTCGTGAGCGTATTCGTCAAATCGAAGCCAAAGCCTTAAGGAAACTGCGTCACCCGACCCGCAGTCGTCATCTGCGGGAGTATCTCTAGTGAATTTGAGGCTGTGCATTTGCACAGCCTTTTTGTACATGGCACGTTTCTGGCATCCTTTCCCAATTGAAAGGAATTTATAAGGTGAGTGCAAAGTCAGTCTTTGTATAATTAGGGCGGACTATGGCGAATCGTGTCTTGTTGATTCAGTCGGATATGCGCCCCGCGCAACCACTGGCGCGTTATTTCAAGCAACGCGGCGATGAAGTGTGGCAGGCCTGGGATTTAGGGCAAGCCCAGGCATTGGTGCAACAGGTGAAACCTCACCTCGTGTTTTTCGATTTGCATTTTCCCAGCAATGAATGGTGGGTGTTCCTGCGAAATTTGCGCCAGTTCCACCCGCAGACCAAAATCATCATGACCAATAAGTACCCCGATTTGCAACGGGAGTTGAAAGCCCGCGAACAGGGGGTACAGGTGTTCCTGCGACAGCCCTTCTCTCAGCGCTGGATTGAGGGAGCCTTACGGCGAGTGTACGAGCAGACACAGCCTCGTCCTGCTCAGGCTCTCTTGCCGCCACGCACCATCCAGGTGCGCGTCCCCGTGCGGGTAAAAATTATTCTCCCCTATCTGGTGCTGGCGTTGCTCTTTGCGCTGGCAAGCGCCTATGTGGTCAGTCGTATCCTGATGGAATCCAGCCAATCCCGCTTTCTGAATCAACTATATGCCACAGGCAAGCAAGCGCAGGACTGGTTTGTCCAGGAAGAAGACCGTCTGTTGGGGACTTTGCGTCAGGTTGCTAACACTGACGGAGTGGCAGCAGCGCTTCAACAAGGGGATGCCGAATCTCTGCGTGTGCTGGTCTTACCGGTGGCGGTGAATGCTCGGGAAGAAGAAATTACCCTGCTTAATCTTTCGGGGGAGAGCGTTCTCACTCTGTTCGCCACCCCTGGAAGTGCTGGCGCCAGTTATGAGTCCTCGAGGGGAAATACCGCCTATGGAACGTGGGCTTTTGTTCAGCGCACCCTGCGTGGAGAGACGGATGAATTGGGGGATAAATTTGCCGGTGTTGGGGAAGGCCCGCTGGGGAAAACTTTTTACGTTAGTGGACCGGTCTTCAACGCAGAAGGCGTTCAGGTGGGGGTGGTTCTGGTGGGAAAGACCCTCAGTAGCATTGCCCGCGAGGTTTCGGAGGATACGCTCAGCGCGGCAACCTTCTACGATTTGAATGGGCAGGTGCTGGCGTCTTCCCTCTTTTCTGCTGGTCTCTCTTTACCCATCTCCGGAGAGGTAGTTCAGCAAGTGCTCTCGGTGCAGGATCAGAGCAGTTTAACCCGTGATCTGACCCTCTCTTCCCTGGATTACACCGAGGTATTGGGACCCTGGGAGGTCCGCGGCGGCTCTGACCTGGGTGTGGTGGGAATCTCGCTCGCCAAAGCCTTCTTGATTCGTACCAGCCGGGCAACACAGGTACAGATTTTCTCCCTGGTACTGGCAGGTATCTTGTTGGTGATCCTGGTGGGTTTGGGACTGGCAAATCTTTTTACCCGTCCTGTTCTCCGCCTGCTGGAAGCCTCGGCGGAGGTAGCCAAAGGCAATCTGGAAGTTAAGGTGGATGCAGAGGGCAACGATGAGTTAGCCGTGCTTTCTCAGGCGTTCAATTCTATGGTGGCGGGTTTACAGGAAGGTTCGATTTATCGTGACCTGTTAGGGCGTACTGTCAGCCCGGAGGTGCGCGAGCAGTTGCGTCAGACGTTTACTTCGGGAAATTTGCGTCTGGAAGGTCAGGAAGCCGTGGCAACTATTTTGATGACCGATATTCGCGGCTTTACCTCGCTTTCCGAAAAAGTGGATCCAGCCACAGTCTTCCAGTGGCTGAACGAATACTTTGAGCATATTGTGCCTGTGATTACAGCATATGGTGGTGTAGTGAATAAATTTGATGGAGATGCTGTGCTGGCGTTCTTTGGTATTCTACCGCGACTGGTCAGCCCCAAGCAATCGGCGTTGTCTGCCTGCCAGGCGGCGGTGGAGATTCTGGAAGCCATCGAGCAATTCAACCTGCAAAGACGTGCGCGCGGTGAGCCGCAATTGATTACCGGAATAGGAGTGCATACCGGCGTAGTCATGGCAGGGGGATTGGGTACGTCCGATCGCCTGCACTATACCGTTATTGGCGATACGGTGAATACTGCACAGCGTATTGAAGCCCTGACCCGGGAACTTTTCGATGGATCAGCGGTGTTAATCAGTGAAGCCACCTATCTTGCTCTAGCGGAGCATCGTGAGAAGTTTCAACTGCGCTCCATGGGAGAACAAAGTGTCAAGGGCAAGAGCGAGAAGTTGTCTGTGTATCAACTCCTGCCTGTCAGAGGAAGCGGCAAATGGGAGGCAATGCTATGACTACGCTGGCATCTTCCCGGCAACAATCTGATCGCCACTGGTGGTTGTGGTTCCTGCTATTTTCTTTGATTTTTCTTCTCGGTGTAGCCGTTCTGGCATTGTTTGTCTTTTCTGCCGAATGGGTACAAGCCTCGGGACTTCTTCCTGCATCCCTGCGTTCCGGGCTCGCCGCAGATTACAGCGCAGATTTGCGGGCTTACTCGTTTCGGGCATTACAGATGGGGGTGATAGAGGAAGCCATTCGAGACCGTGAGCGTTTGGGCGAGCCGGCAGGTAGCAGCATGTTACCCACGCTTGCCATTTTCTTGCAAACTCCTGTGCCCACTATCACACCTACGGGGTTTGCCGGGTTTAATCCCACTGCAACGGCGGGAACCTCTCCAACCCCAACGTTGCCCTTTCAGGAAGCCACGCCGACGGGGCTCATCACACAAACCCCTACGGCTACGCTGATTCTTTCGTCTACGCCTACGCTGGTGCGGAGTGCTACTCCAACGCAGTCACCCACCTCTACCTTGCCAGCCAGTTCACCTACCCGAACGCCTGCCAATACACGCCCGCCCTTCCCCATCACAATGACCCCATCAGCAACCCGTCCAACATCTACCCCGCCTGCTCCTCCAACGCCTACTCACACCTTGCCGCCGCCTCCTCCTTCGCCCACTCCTTACCAGCCCCCGATAGAGACTCCTCCACCTCCAACGCCGTATCCATAAACCACTGCCATGTTTCCATGGTTTGAAATCCTTGCAGGTGGGTTGATTCTCCTGCTCCCCGGAGCGGCATTCATAGCGTGGATAAAAAATGACTCATCCGACCTGCTCTGCAGGATTCTGGATGTCGTAGGGGTGAGCATTGCTCTTACCTCTCTGGTTGCTATGCTGTTTTGGGTGGTTAGGGGTTTCCCTGGAGCATGGGGAGCGCTGGTGTGGTTTGCCCTCACATTGATCCTCTGGGTGATGGCTGTTTTATCGAAAGGGGGAGGACTGTCTCTGCCTGCATTCCGGCATGGTGTTCTTCAGTTACTGGTGGGGTTGGTGTTTTTTGCTGGTCTGCTGGTGTTTCGTCTGGAACAGGCAAAGTCTCTGGTTCTGCCTGCCTGGGTGGATTCAGTTCATCACACCTTCTTTGTGCGGGTGATTCTGGAACAGGGCGGAGTTCCTCAAACCCTTTCTCCTTACCTGAATGCCCCCTTTCATTACTACTATCCTTTTCACCTGTTCACGGCTTTGTTCTCGTGGATGACCGGCTTGCATCCAGCCGATGCCGTCCTGATTTTCGGACAGGTGATTAGTGCCCTGCTGGCGTTGGCAATCTATCGCCTGGGGCGGGCTCTGGAAATGCCTTCACTTGCTGCAGGCATGGCGGCGCTTTTATGCGGGTTTGTGACTCAAATGCCTGCCTATTACCTCACCTGGGGGCGCTATACCCTGCTGATGGGATTGCTGGCACAAGCCCTGGCAATGTCCGCCGTGCTGGAGTATCGCCGAGTTCCTTCCCGTATGCAGGGCTGGAAGGTTGCTTTGCTCTCCGCTGGACTGGCATTGACCCATTATCTTTCCCTGTGGGTTTTTGGTTTATGGATTCTGGTGCTGGCATTAGGGGATTTGCTTAAGATCCCTCATTGGGGACAGGTAGAACCCGAAAAAAAGCCTTCTCTTTTCCGGAGTCTTTCCCGCTGGGGCTGGTTAGGCTGGCTGGCATTAGGCGGGGTGTTTTCTCTGCCTTACCTGATTCCTGCTTTCCTGTTCAACCTGAACCATGTACAAATTACTGCGCCCACGTTTACTCTGAACCAGCAGGATTGGAAATATGTCTGGCAGTATCTTGGTCCCCGTTACAATCTGTGGGTGATGGGCATGGCGGCGGTGGGTGGGCTGTTTGCTCTGCGCCTGCGCTCATTGCGTCCCCTGGCAATTTGGGGCTTTCTGATTTTCTTTTTGGGCTTGCCCATTGCCCCCCGCTTCGGTCCCTTCCGCGGAGATTTGTACCTGATTCAGGTGTTTTTCCCTGCCGTGCTGGTGCTGGGGGCATTAATCTCGGATGCCATTCAGGCTTGGGGACAGAAAACCGGACGTTGGGTTCAACCTATCCTGTGGGTGGCGGTGATGGGGTTATTTCTTGTGTGGGGCATACGACAAACGCGCTCGGTGCTGAATGAGAGCACCATTTTTGTCACCCCTGCCGATAGAAAAGCCCTGGAGTGGATTGCGGAGAATACTCCACCGCAGGCGCGTTTCTACATCAATGCGACGCTATGGTCGTGGGAAATTTACCGCGGTGTGGATGGCGGTTACTGGCTGATGCCTTACACAGGGCGTTTCAGCCTTGTCCCGCCTGTCCCCTATGTTTGGACAGATTCATCTGCTCAGGATCAGTTTACCCGCTGGGCAAAGACGGCTGAGAATCTTAAAGGGTGCACCCCTGAGTTCTGGGATTTAGTGCGCGATGCCCAACTGACCCATGTGTATGTGCGGGAAGGGGTGGGCAGCCTTCAGCCACATGATCTCAAGGACTGCCCACGCCTGAAACGGATTTATCAGCAGGACGGGGTTGATCTCTATGAAATTATTCCGCTTCGTTGAGAATTTCTTCGGCGGGTACAAGTGTGGGATGGGGTTCTTTCTGAATCACCGTTAGGTCATGCATCCAGCGGCGTGAGCGATACCGCCAGTAACCGATGAGCAGTTTGACCAGTTCCTCGCTCATCACCAGCAGATAGACCCAGTGAATCTCCAGTTTGAACACAAATGCCGCCAGCAGTGCCGAAGGCACGCCAATTGCCCAGAGAGTGCCTACATCCAGTAATGCTCCCACCCGCGTATCGCCCCCGCTTCTCAGAACACCTACCACCAGCACCATGTTTGAGGTGCGAATCCACACGCATGCTCCCATGATAACGAGCAGGTTGCGGGCATAGAGTTTTGCTTCAGGGGAAATATTGTAGAGGGAAGGCACGAAGAATGAAGCCAGGATGATCAGCCCGCCCACAAGCACACCGCCCATGAGATTCAAACGCAGAGACCAGCCACCATAGCGGTAAGCCGTATCGCGTTCGCCTGCCCCCAGCCGATTGCCAATCATGATAGCAGTGGCATCTGTAACGCCGATAAACAATACAAACGCCATCCCTTCAATGGTAGCGGCAATGTTGTAGGCAGCAATGGACTGGGTACCGATGCGGGCATAGATGGCGTTATAGGTGCTGATGCCGAGCGACCACAAACTCTCATTCAGAATGACTGGAAAGGCTACTGCCAGAACGGCTTTCAGGTACGAGAAGTTAAAATCGTACATTTCCTTCACAGATGCCGCTGCAGGCAGATGCTTCCAGTAGGTGAAGAAAATCAGAATGGTAGTTTCCAGTACACGAGCAATCAACGTGGCGATGGCTGCGCCGAACACTCCCAGGCGTGGAAACCCCAGCCAGCCGAAAATCAATACGAAAGACAGTCCCGACTTAATCAGGATAGCAATGATTCCTGTGGTGGTGGGCAGACGTACCCATCCCGTACTGCGATGCACCATGCCAAAGCAAAACGAAATGGCCATCATCGGATAGGTGAGGCTGATTAAACGCAGATAGGGAATACCCGTTTCAATCACCTCTGGGTCACTGGTATAGATGTGCAGGGCCGTGGCGGGAGAAATCTGAACAAAGACCAGAAAAGCCACGCTTGCCAGCAGGCAGATGCTCAAGCCGATCCCCAGCACGCGGCGGATGCTGGGAATATCTCGCTTTCCCCAGTACTGAGAGATGAACGCCGCCGCGCCACTGGTGGTGCCGAACAGCACGAACATCATCAGAAAACCTAACTGGTTGGCAAGCCCTACCGCAGCAACCGAGACCTCGCCCAGTTGTCCCAGCATCAGGACGTCTACGGCGTTCAGTACTGAGGCAATGGCTTGTTGCAGGATGATGGGAACGGCGATGGACTTCAACGCTTCGAGGTAGGCGTCATCCTGTAAAAAGGGAAACCAGTGTTGTAAAGTGGGCTGTATTGATGACTTCATTGTCCTCTCTCCTGAAATTTGCAAGCGTTTTCATGGATTAAACCACAGTTTCCTTCCAAATTTGATGAGTATAATTCAAAAGATTTCATTCCATGAGCAACAGCAGACTGAAAATTTTCCTGAGTTATGCCGATGGAGCGGGCAAGACTTCTGCCATGCTCTCCGATGCCTTCCAGCAGAAAGCCCGTGGAGTGGATGTGCTGGTAGCGTGGGTGAAACTGCCTGAGAACAGCGAAACACGCCAATTGCTGGAAGAGTTGGAGGTACTCCCTCCTTCTTCCCATGGGGTGGATTTAGACGAGGTGCTTCGTCGGCGTCCTCAACTGGTGCTGGTGGATGAGTTAGAAGGGGTGAACCCTGCTGGAAGCCGTCATCTATATCGCTGGCAGGACGTAGAGGAATTGCTGAATGCCGGCATTTCGGTGTACACCACGCTGAATATTTTACACGTGGAAAGCCTCAAGGATACCGTTGAGGAAATCACTGGATTGCCTGTTGAGCAAACCGTTCCCGACCGATTGCTGGATCGTGCCGATGAACTGGAAGTGGTGGATTTGCCCCCTGAAGAATTGCTGGAACGCCTTCACCCGCATTCTCCCGCTCCACCGGCAGGAACCTTGCGTCAAAAGAGCAATCTGTTAGCCCTGCGCCAGTTGACGATGCGGCGTGCCGCCATGCGGGTAGAGGATCAAGCGCGGGCGTTGTTAGGGACGGCACGAGCCCCGCTGGGTACGGAGCGGGTTTGTGTGGGTATTTCTAACCGCCCCGAAGCCGAGCGCCTGGTACGTGAAGGACGCATGCTGGCAGATGCCCTGAATGCCGAGTGGTTCGTTCTCTATGTGGAAACCCCTACTGCCGCAGGGGAACGCGCCGAAGAACGGGCAAACCTGCTCAAAGCCATGCGCATTGCCGAAGAAAACGGAGCCAATACGCTGCTTATCCCTGCTGAAACCATTGCGGAAGGTATTGAGTCGTTTTGCCGCCAGCAGGGAATCACCCGCCTGGTTCTGGGAAAACCCCGCGACCCGCTCTGGCGCATGCGTTTGGGAGTTTCTCCTGTAGAGCATTTATTGCGTTCGGGGTTGCCAGTAGATGTCATTCTGGTTGATACCCCTCACAAACCGCTCGTTCGCGCAGGAACGCCGCCACGCTGGTGGGTTTACCTGCGCAATGGGGGAGCAGTCTTCCTTGCTGTCTTGCTGGTGACCTTGCTGGGATGGAGTTTGCGCCAGCGGCCAGGGGCAATGGGCATGGAAGGAATCTATTTGCTTCTGGTGATTGCCCTGTCTTTCTGGCTGGGGCGCAGTGCTGGTGTGCTGGCGGCCGGGCTGAGTACGCTGGCGTTTGCCTGGTTCTTTTTCGGTGCTTCAATGGGCTTGGATGGGGCAGACCTTCCCCTGCTGTTGACCTTTCTGGGATGGGCAACGGCCGGCTGGGTCACGGCTTCGCTGGCAAGAGCGGTGCGCCGCCAGACGCGCGCCATGCGCTGGCGTCAGGTGCAGTCTGCGGTGTTGAATACCCTCAGCCGTGAACTGGCTGGCGCCCTGGACATGCCCGCTGTGTTAAGCATCATTGTCCGCCATATTGTGGGTGTGTTCAACCGCGCAGTGATGGTGCTGTTGCTGGAGGAAGGTCAACTGAAGGTTGCGCACAGCGAAGGAAATGTTTCCTTAAGTGAACGGGACTGGAAAATTTCTCGTTGGGTGCTGGAACATCGCCGCCCTGCAGGATTGGACACCGATACCTTCGCCGATTCGCCCATGCGTTTTATTCCGTTGATGGCGCATGACCTGCCGGTTGGAGTGCTTGTGGTCGTCCCTGATCCTGCCAGTCATACCCTTTTGCCTGAACAGCGCGAGATTCGCGATGGTATTGCCGGGTTGGCATCGCTGGCGATTGAACGGGTGCGCCTGAATCAGCAAGCCCAGCAGGCGGCAGTTCTGCAAATGACCGAGAAACTTCAAACCGCTTTGTTGAATTCCATTTCCCACGATTTGCGCACACCGCTTTCTGCGGTAGAAGGTTCTCTCTCCAGTCTTCTGGAAGCCGAGACCAATGGATTACAAATGGATCGGGAAACGCGCCTGGATTTGCTGGAAAACGCCACCGAAGAAGCCGAGCGGTTGAATCGTCTGGTGGGCAATTTACTGGACATGACCCGGATTGAAGCAGGGGCTTTGCGCATCCGGCGCAGACCTTGCGATGTGCAGGACTTAATCGGGACGGCGTTGACCCAGTTTCAGCGGCGTTTGCAGGACAGGAAAGTCTCCACGCACATTGCCTCTGACATTCCCGAGGTGGAAATGGATTTTGTCCTCATCGAACAGGTGCTGGAACGTTTGCTGGATAATGCTGTCAAATATTCCCCGCCCGGTTCGGAAATTAATGTCGAAGCGAAGGTAAGGGATGGTGCTCTGTACATCTCCGTGGCGGATCGCGGCGAGGGCATTCCCCCGGAAGATTTGGAGCGCATTTTTGGTAAGTTTTACCGCGTTCAGCGTCCGGATGGCGTTTCAGGGACGGGGTTAGGGCTGTCTATTTGCAAGGGGATTGTGGAAATCCATGGCGGGCGCATCTGGGCAGAAAATCGTCCGGATGGCGGTGCCAAGTTTACCTTTACCATACCCATAAAAGCATCGGGAGAGTCAAAATGAGCGATACCGGTTTGAGAATTCTGGTGGTGGATGATGAACGCGCCATTCGCCGTTACCTGCGTACCTCATTGACTGCGTTGGGGTATGAAGTGCTGGAAGCCGCTACGGGGAACGAAGCCCTTCAATCCGCGATGACGGAGCATCCCGATATTCTTATCCTTGACCTGGGATTGCCGGATATCGACGGGGTGGAGGTGGTACGTCGTATTCGCGAATGGAGCAACGTGCCTATTCTCATCCTGTCAGTCCGCGACCGCGAAGATGACAAAGTGGTGGCACTGGACGCCGGTGCGGATGATTACCTGACCAAACCGTTTGGGATCAAAGAACTGCTTGCGCGTATTCGTGTAGCAATACGCCATCGTACTCCCGATCAGCAGGATACCGTGTTTGAGGTCGAGGATTTACGGGTAGATTTGGGGAAGCGGGAAGTGTTCGTGCAGGGCAACCGTGTAGCCCTGACACCCACTGAATACGACTTAATCAAGGTCCTGGTTCAGCATGCCGGCAGGGTGTTGACCCATAATCAGTTGCTCCGTCAGGTGTGGGGCCCCGCCTATGAGAACGAAGCCCATTTGTTGCGGGTGAACATCAGCAACCTGAGGCGGAAAATTGAGCCCAACCCCGATCAACCGCGCTATATCCTGACTGAGCCGGGGGTAGGCTATCGTCTGCGCGAGGATTAATCCCGCGGCGGGTAGCCGGTAATCTCGCGAATTTCCTCATACAGTGGTTTGAGGCGTTCGTACATCTTGCGGTACACCCGCTGATAGAGTTCATCGTACACGTGGTGATGTACCGGGTTGGGTTCGAAGAGATGCCCGGGGTGGGTCATTTCCTGAACGGCGGTTTCGAAATCGGGGTGCAGTTTTAGTCCTACCGCGGCATCCATGGCGGCGCCCAGCCCGGAGGCTTCGTAAACGTGTGGACGGGTCGCAGGAAGCCCGAAGATATCCGCCGTGAGTTGCATGGCGGCGTTGCTCTGACTGCCACCCCCTGCCACGCGAATTTCGGTAATCGGCACGCCACTGCGCCGCGAGGTACGTTCCGCGCCTTCTCTCAGGGCATAAGCCACACCTTCGAGAATGGAGCGGTACAGGTGCGCGCGGGTGTGGATATCCCCAAAGCCGATAATCGCGCCTTTGGCTTCCGGTCCCGGCACTTTTAACCCCGGCGACCAGAAGGGCTGAAGCATCAATCCCAGCGAGCCGGGCGGAACGGAGTTGACCAGGTCGTCGAACAGGGCTTCTACCTCTACACCGCGCTCTTCGGCAAGGCGCTGTTCATTCTGGGCAAATTCCCGCTTGAACCATGAGACCATCCAGTACCCGCGATAAATTTGCAGTTCCAGGCTATACGCTCCTGGCACAGCGGAAGGATAGGGCGGGATGAGCGGGATGATCTCAATGTATCGGCGGTGGGTGGTATTGATGGTTGCGGTGGTGCCGTAACTCAGACAGGCGATGTGGGGGTCCAAGCAACCCGCACCGATAACTTCACAGGCTTTATCTGCCGCTGCTGCGATGAGTGGCAAGCCCTCGGGTATCCCTGTGGCTTCTGAGGCACTTCGGGTAATGGTGCCCAGCACACCGGTAGGGGGAACGAGGTCGGGAAGGATGGCAGGGTCCATGGGTACGGCTTGCCATTTCCAATCGGACGAATGCGCCCACTGCAAACGCCGGTAGTCAAAGGGGACGTACCCCACCTGAGAGCCTACCGAGTCCACAAAATTTCCCGTCAGCAGGTAGGTTAAATAACCGGAGAGAAAAAGGTATTTGTGTGTTTGCCGCCAGATTTCCGGCTGGTGGGTGCGAATCCAGTTGGCTTCGGCTTCCGATTGCAGGTAGGCGACAGTTTCGGTCATGCCGGTCAGGGCAAAGGCGGTTCCCCAGAAGCCGCGTACAGGTTCTAATCCAGAGGTGCGGCGCTGATCCAGCCAGACGATGGCTGGGCGCAACGGATTGCCCTGTTTATCCACATTGATGACCGTGGAGCGTTGGGTGGTGAGTGCTACTCCGGCGATGGATTCACGGGATACGCCGGGGATTTGCCACAACCCCTGGCATGCCTGACAAACTGCCTTCCAGAACTCTCGCGGGTCTTTCTCTGCCCAGCCCGGGCTTGGGGTGTCGTAGTCTTCAATCAGGACGCGCGACTTTGCCAGCAGATTCCCGCGCAAGTCGAACACCAGAGCGCGTACGCTCTGAGTTCCATGATCAATGGCAAGTAAATGTTCTCCGGGCATGACCTTCTCCAGTGGAAATGTGTCCAAAATATATCACAGGACAATGAGCACGAACAGGAAGCCCAGAAGGTGTAATGCACACTTTTTGCACTATTTTGGGGGCTAAAAGATTTGTCAAATGAGTCGCCAAAGTATAATAGTGTAGGTGAGGTCCTTTTGTAACCTGAACCTGGTATTTTGTCGGTTTGGGTAACTTGTGGCTCACCATTTTCTTAAGGTTTGAGAATGCAATAAAAAAGAGCAGGGGAGATTAGATGCATCCATATTACAAACAGTATCAGTGGTCAAATGTCTTTACCATGATTCATAATCTGAAATTAGAGCCAAAAATTTGCATGGATGATTGCCCTCATCGACTGGTCGTGATCACCGGGGCGACATCGGGGATTGGACATGCTACTGCAAGAAAATATGCTTCTCATGGAGCAGATTTAATATTAATCAATCGGAATCAACAGAAATCGGAAGCAATATGTGAAGAACTGAAGCGTGAATTTCAGGTTAACTGCTCGTACTTTATGGCTGATTTTTCCAGATTATCCGACATTCATTCAACAGCCCGACATTTAGTAGCGCTTGAGAGAGACATTGATGTCTTAGTTCATAATGCAGGGGTGTATCTGACCCGGAAAACTATCACAGAAGATGGTCTTGAAACTGTCTTTCAGACAAATTACCTGAGTACCTTTATTCTGAATTATTACCTTCTGGAGAAATTCAAAGCCCAAAACAAAGGACGAATCATTTTTGTTAATTCGGAAGCCTATCGCTTTGCAGTATGGGGGTTGGATTTTGATGATTTATTCTGGAACAAACGTCGTTATTCGGGCATAAAGAGTTATGGCGCGGCGAAGTTGGCGCAGTTGCTTTCGATGATTGTATTGGATGAATATTTTCAGGGTACCGGTGTAACCGTGAATGCCATGCATCCCGGAAATGTCAGAACCAATAGTGGACAAAGCAACGGATGGCTTTATAAAAAGTTCAAGAGCCTGTTCATTGATCGGTTTGCCCGTCCCATTGATGATGCCGCCGAAGCCCTTTACTATTTGGGGGTTTCCCCCGAAGTGGAAAATGTTTCAGGCAAATTTTTCAACCTCACTACCGTCGAAGAACCCGCTCCGCCAGCGCTGGATCGTGATGCTGCCATGAAGTTGTGGAAAATCAGCATGGAGTTGGGAGGTTTTCATGAACAAAAATAAAAAGCGAGTGGTCATTGTAGGAGCAGGGATGGCAGGACTCACGGCGGCGGCATATTTAGCCCGGGAAAATTATGAGGTTCTGTTACTGGATAAAAATGATCGGGTTGGGGGACTGGTGGGTACTTTTGAAAGCAAGGGCTTCTTTTTCGACTCAGGACCCAGGGCTTTTGTCAATTCCGGAATCATCCAACCTATGCTAAGACATTTGGGGATTCAATGGGACTTTATCAAAAATACAATTTCTATTGGAATTGAAAACGATCTGTTCAGTATCCATTCAATGGATGATTTACAGGAATATCGACGAGTCTTAATACAACTCTATCCTGAGCACAAAACGGAAATTGACCAAATCATTGCTGATATTGCCCAAATCTCGGAATACACCCGGGTATTATATGAATTTGACAATCCCAATTTCGTGGATTTCAGGAAGAACAGGGCTTTCATCTTCAGGAAACTTATTCCGTGGACGTTCAAGTTTTTGCACGCGCTGGTAAAACTCAATCAATACAACATGCCAATGGAGGATTTTCTCAAGAGGCGCACATCCAACCAGTCTTTGATCGATATCTTAATCCAGCACTTTTTCAGAAAAACCCCTGCGCATTTTGCCCTGGGATATTTTTACGTGTATCTGGACTACTTCTACCCGAAGGGCGGAACAGGAGTTTTGAGCAATCTCTTGAAAGAAAAGGTCCTGGAGTGGGGTGGAGAGATCGAGGTAAATAAGACTATCGTGGAAGTTGTCCCATCTGAGTCGAAAGTGATTGACTCAGAAGGCAGGGAGTATCCCTACGATGATTTAATCTGGGCGGCAGATTTGAAAACTTTGTACCGCATCCTGAAGCGAACGGGTCTGGATGCAAGAACTCTCGAAAAAGTCAACGTTGAGTCTCAGCGTAAACTGTCATCGAGAGGGGCTGAATCGGTCTTTATCCTGTACCTTGGGGTGAATCGTTCGCCTTCGTTTTTCCGGCAACATGGTGGAGAGCATTTGTTTTATACCCCTTCCAGGCAAGGACTGGGAGCCACGAATCACGAAGAGAGAGTTCGTCTTATTGAAGAGTTCGATCAATTATCGAAAACTGAAATTCTTGCGTGGCTGGAAAAATACCTCAGGTTGAATACCTTTGAAATTTCCGTGCCGGTTCTCCGAGATCCCTCGCTTGCTCCGGAAGGAAAAACCGGGCTTATGGTGAGTTGCCTTTTTGATTACGAAATC of Anaerolinea thermophila UNI-1 contains these proteins:
- a CDS encoding response regulator, translated to MSDTGLRILVVDDERAIRRYLRTSLTALGYEVLEAATGNEALQSAMTEHPDILILDLGLPDIDGVEVVRRIREWSNVPILILSVRDREDDKVVALDAGADDYLTKPFGIKELLARIRVAIRHRTPDQQDTVFEVEDLRVDLGKREVFVQGNRVALTPTEYDLIKVLVQHAGRVLTHNQLLRQVWGPAYENEAHLLRVNISNLRRKIEPNPDQPRYILTEPGVGYRLRED
- a CDS encoding FGGY-family carbohydrate kinase gives rise to the protein MPGEHLLAIDHGTQSVRALVFDLRGNLLAKSRVLIEDYDTPSPGWAEKDPREFWKAVCQACQGLWQIPGVSRESIAGVALTTQRSTVINVDKQGNPLRPAIVWLDQRRTSGLEPVRGFWGTAFALTGMTETVAYLQSEAEANWIRTHQPEIWRQTHKYLFLSGYLTYLLTGNFVDSVGSQVGYVPFDYRRLQWAHSSDWKWQAVPMDPAILPDLVPPTGVLGTITRSASEATGIPEGLPLIAAAADKACEVIGAGCLDPHIACLSYGTTATINTTHRRYIEIIPLIPPYPSAVPGAYSLELQIYRGYWMVSWFKREFAQNEQRLAEERGVEVEALFDDLVNSVPPGSLGLMLQPFWSPGLKVPGPEAKGAIIGFGDIHTRAHLYRSILEGVAYALREGAERTSRRSGVPITEIRVAGGGSQSNAAMQLTADIFGLPATRPHVYEASGLGAAMDAAVGLKLHPDFETAVQEMTHPGHLFEPNPVHHHVYDELYQRVYRKMYERLKPLYEEIREITGYPPRD
- a CDS encoding phytoene desaturase family protein; this encodes MNKNKKRVVIVGAGMAGLTAAAYLARENYEVLLLDKNDRVGGLVGTFESKGFFFDSGPRAFVNSGIIQPMLRHLGIQWDFIKNTISIGIENDLFSIHSMDDLQEYRRVLIQLYPEHKTEIDQIIADIAQISEYTRVLYEFDNPNFVDFRKNRAFIFRKLIPWTFKFLHALVKLNQYNMPMEDFLKRRTSNQSLIDILIQHFFRKTPAHFALGYFYVYLDYFYPKGGTGVLSNLLKEKVLEWGGEIEVNKTIVEVVPSESKVIDSEGREYPYDDLIWAADLKTLYRILKRTGLDARTLEKVNVESQRKLSSRGAESVFILYLGVNRSPSFFRQHGGEHLFYTPSRQGLGATNHEERVRLIEEFDQLSKTEILAWLEKYLRLNTFEISVPVLRDPSLAPEGKTGLMVSCLFDYEIIKKVEQAGWYDEFKDFCETHIIQILSETIYKQMDEDVLFRFSSTPLTIQKISGSSEGAITGWSFETPPPVISSLRDIPASVLTPIPHIYQAGQWSYSPAGVPIAMLTGWYAAQNIIKQAKKK
- a CDS encoding SDR family NAD(P)-dependent oxidoreductase, whose protein sequence is MHPYYKQYQWSNVFTMIHNLKLEPKICMDDCPHRLVVITGATSGIGHATARKYASHGADLILINRNQQKSEAICEELKREFQVNCSYFMADFSRLSDIHSTARHLVALERDIDVLVHNAGVYLTRKTITEDGLETVFQTNYLSTFILNYYLLEKFKAQNKGRIIFVNSEAYRFAVWGLDFDDLFWNKRRYSGIKSYGAAKLAQLLSMIVLDEYFQGTGVTVNAMHPGNVRTNSGQSNGWLYKKFKSLFIDRFARPIDDAAEALYYLGVSPEVENVSGKFFNLTTVEEPAPPALDRDAAMKLWKISMELGGFHEQK